A window from Buchnera aphidicola (Mindarus abietinus) encodes these proteins:
- the miaB gene encoding tRNA (N6-isopentenyl adenosine(37)-C2)-methylthiotransferase MiaB gives MKKIYIKTWGCQMNEYDSSIISNLLLNQKKYFLVNKPEDANILILNTCSIREKAKEKLFHQLGRWKKLKEKNSKIIIAVGGCVATQEGEEIYKRANYIDIIFGTQTIHRLPNMIEKVKKEKKFLIDISFPTKEKFDALLKPRHSKISSYISIIEGCNKFCSFCIVPYTRGIEVSRKCDDILFEIISLANKGIKEIHLLGQNVNAYRGKTAYGGICSFSELIELISEIDEIKRIRFTTSHPVEFTDEIINVYKKVPKLVNFLHLPIQSGSNRILNLMKRGHSVLDYKQIINKLLLIRPNMQISSDFIVGFPGETELDFHKTMELIEEINFDMSFSFIYSPRPGTPASIMSDKNVSLQEKKNRLYLLQKKIRKQAFNWTKKMMNSIQLVLVEGVSKKNITELYGKTENNRIAYFQGISTMIGKFVKVKITHTFIHSVRGIFVDYVN, from the coding sequence ATGAAAAAAATATATATTAAAACTTGGGGTTGTCAGATGAATGAATATGATTCATCAATCATCTCAAATCTTTTATTAAATCAAAAAAAGTATTTTTTAGTAAATAAACCAGAAGACGCAAATATATTAATTCTTAATACATGTTCAATTAGAGAAAAAGCAAAAGAAAAATTATTTCATCAACTAGGTAGATGGAAAAAACTAAAAGAAAAAAATTCAAAAATAATTATTGCTGTAGGAGGATGCGTAGCAACACAAGAGGGAGAGGAAATTTATAAAAGAGCCAATTATATTGATATTATTTTTGGTACCCAAACGATACATAGATTACCTAATATGATAGAAAAAGTAAAAAAAGAAAAAAAATTCCTTATTGATATTTCCTTTCCTACAAAAGAAAAATTTGACGCTTTATTAAAACCTAGGCATTCAAAAATATCTTCGTATATTTCAATAATAGAAGGATGTAATAAATTTTGTTCTTTTTGTATTGTTCCTTATACTCGGGGTATAGAAGTTAGTAGAAAATGCGATGATATCTTATTTGAAATTATTTCTTTAGCAAATAAAGGAATTAAAGAAATTCACTTATTAGGACAAAATGTAAATGCTTATAGAGGAAAAACGGCTTATGGTGGAATTTGTTCTTTTTCTGAATTAATTGAACTGATATCTGAAATTGATGAAATTAAAAGAATTAGATTTACAACTAGTCATCCTGTAGAATTTACAGATGAAATTATTAATGTTTATAAAAAAGTCCCTAAATTAGTTAATTTTCTTCATTTACCGATTCAAAGTGGTTCAAATCGAATTTTAAATTTAATGAAAAGAGGGCACTCGGTTTTAGACTATAAACAAATAATTAATAAATTGCTTTTAATTAGACCTAACATGCAAATTAGTTCTGATTTCATAGTCGGATTTCCAGGAGAAACTGAATTAGATTTTCATAAAACAATGGAATTAATTGAAGAAATTAATTTCGATATGAGTTTTAGTTTTATTTATTCTCCTAGACCTGGAACACCAGCTTCAATAATGTCGGATAAAAATGTAAGCCTACAAGAGAAAAAAAATAGATTATATCTATTACAAAAAAAAATAAGAAAACAAGCATTTAATTGGACAAAAAAAATGATGAATAGCATCCAATTGGTCTTAGTTGAAGGTGTTTCTAAAAAAAATATTACTGAATTATATGGAAAAACAGAAAACAATAGAATTGCTTATTTTCAAGGAATATCTACAATGATTGGAAAATTTGTAAAAGTAAAAATTACTCATACATTTATTCACTCAGTTAGAGGTATATTTGTAGATTATGTTAATTAA
- the ybeY gene encoding rRNA maturation RNase YbeY, with protein sequence MGKKSTSHKKKNFITIRIVDSQEIKKLNFFYRNQKKPTNILSFPYNLYLNSNNILLGDLVICSKIIKKEAKKQKKNIKGHWAHIFIHGVLHLLGYNHIKKKETKKMELLECTILKKLGFKNPYISNMI encoded by the coding sequence TTGGGTAAAAAAAGTACCTCACATAAAAAAAAAAATTTTATAACAATAAGAATTGTTGATTCTCAAGAAATAAAAAAACTAAATTTTTTTTATAGAAACCAAAAAAAACCAACAAATATTCTTTCATTTCCTTATAATCTATATTTAAACTCAAATAATATCCTTTTAGGAGACTTAGTAATTTGTAGTAAAATCATAAAAAAAGAGGCCAAAAAACAAAAAAAAAATATAAAAGGACATTGGGCTCACATATTTATACACGGAGTATTGCATTTATTAGGATATAATCATATTAAAAAAAAAGAAACAAAAAAAATGGAATTATTAGAATGTACAATACTTAAAAAGTTAGGTTTTAAAAATCCATATATAAGTAATATGATTTAA
- the corC gene encoding CNNM family magnesium/cobalt transport protein CorC (CorC(YbeX) belongs to the Cyclin M Mg2+ Exporter (CNNM) family, and was characterized as belonging to a set of three proteins, at least one of which must be present for CorA to function.) — translation MKDSLLKNINKDNKKGFFSILLHQLFNDEPKNREELLKLIQESKEKELIDQDTKNMLEGVMLIAKKTVKEIMIPRTQMVTLNLNYKLNKCLDIIIKSAHSRFPIMSKDKNYVEGFLIAKDLLSFIYKEKNLFFIKNFLRPAIVVPESKHLDKMLKEFQLKRNHMAIVIDEFGIVSGLITIEDILELIVGEIKDEFDNIKNINIRQINQYTFSIKALTQIKEFNEKFNTNFFDKEVDTIGGLVMKKIGYLPKINKKVCINNYQFKISTIDNRKILTMHVEIPKNLLLSSIKK, via the coding sequence ATGAAAGATTCTTTATTAAAAAATATTAACAAAGACAATAAAAAAGGTTTTTTTTCGATTTTATTACACCAATTATTCAATGATGAACCTAAAAATAGAGAAGAATTATTAAAATTAATACAGGAATCCAAAGAAAAAGAATTGATTGATCAAGATACCAAAAATATGTTAGAAGGTGTAATGCTTATAGCAAAAAAAACTGTTAAAGAAATTATGATTCCAAGAACTCAAATGGTTACTTTAAACTTAAATTATAAATTAAACAAATGTCTAGATATTATAATTAAATCAGCTCATTCTAGATTCCCTATTATGAGTAAAGATAAAAATTATGTTGAAGGTTTTTTAATTGCTAAAGATTTATTATCTTTTATATATAAAGAAAAAAATTTATTTTTTATAAAAAATTTTCTTAGACCAGCTATTGTTGTGCCAGAAAGTAAACATCTTGATAAAATGCTAAAAGAATTTCAATTAAAAAGAAATCATATGGCTATAGTTATAGATGAATTTGGCATTGTATCCGGTTTAATTACTATCGAAGACATATTAGAATTAATTGTTGGAGAAATTAAAGATGAATTTGATAATATTAAAAATATTAATATTAGGCAAATAAATCAATATACATTTTCAATTAAAGCTTTAACTCAAATTAAAGAATTTAATGAAAAATTTAATACAAATTTTTTTGATAAAGAAGTAGACACTATTGGAGGTTTAGTTATGAAAAAAATCGGATATTTACCAAAAATCAACAAAAAAGTTTGTATTAATAATTATCAGTTTAAAATATCCACAATAGATAATAGAAAAATATTAACAATGCATGTAGAAATTCCTAAAAATTTACTTTTATCTTCTATAAAAAAATAA